The DNA window AGTCCGGTGCGACTTTGTTGAGGCAGATGTAGATCGCCTTGTGGAGGAGCTTCGGCGCGTAGAAGAGCAACAGACGAAACGCGTTGGTCAGGATCACCGTCTGCTTCTTGCTGCTGCCTGTCCCGCTCGCCTTCATCTGTTCAATCTTATCGAAGGCTCCCACCAGAACCTCGAAGCTGCGAAGACAACCGAAACACACagtgcgcacgccgcgcgacccgcgagacgcctcgcgcgttgACAGCTGAGGGCACGTCTGCAGTGAACTGTGACAGACGGGTTGAAGGCGGAAGACAGGCACAATTGTGTTTGCGTGCACACGGGTTCATTGCAGGCAACAGCCGGACACGATCTACACGGCACCGCAACTACCTATCTACCCAcctacttatatatatatatatatatgcgcgaACTGGTGTATTTATAAAAAATTTGTGTTTAGGCATCTGTATGTATATTCGTAGATATCCCCGCACCTACGCATTTGCACGTGTGTGCCAGAaaacgcatatatatatatgcatgtatttGGCATGTGGACGGCGTGGATATGCGCTGCTTCCGGTTTCTCACAGAATCGCAGGGGTGTCGTCTTGagcttttttcgcgtttgcCTCGGGTTTCGCGGTGATGGACTCGAGTGGGACTTGAAAGGGGGCAAAAAGAGGGGAGGCGAGGTCGGCGGAGGGCTCTttgccgagggcgcgcgtcgcgaacAGCGTTCCAGTTTTGAGTTGTTCGTCCTCGTCAGATTTCTTCTTTCGGGTgcctgtcttcttctcgctcggcgcagcctcctcactcggcgaaggccgcagctTCGCCGTCCGCCCCTCCTTGCAAAGCAAGTCCAGCACCGAAGCGCCTGGGCGCTTTGAGCGCTTTCgagtctccgcctctgcatccGACTCCTCAGAAGCCGACGACGagccctcgccttcgctgtcggagacgagcgtctccgcgcgcgccttcccgcCCGCACTCGGTGAacgtttcttcttctgcagcatctccagcgccctgcggccttcggcggacgacgcagcgaCTGCAACACACCGACATGAAGCCCTCAACCGCAGTGAGACAATAAAAAAAGTAAAGAAAgtaaagagagaaaagacaccgagccgcgcgcgaggcgactgAAGCACGGGGCAGAAGAAAAGCGAGCCAGCACAGGGATGAAAAGCAAACCAAGGATGCGCTGCGGAAAAGCCAGAAAGGGCACAAGGCGCTCAGACTCGAGGCCGgggagacgcctgcgagacCACATGCGACAAAagggaagcgaagaagacaaagaCCAACACGGCAAAACGCGCGGGCAAAAGGCGTCCCAGTGCTTCTAACGCGCCGCTGAAGTGTCTGCTGCTTACCTTTCGCGACGTTTCCTCCCTCCTGTGAAGACGGCTCTGAGGCGTCGGACTCAATCGACTCGTgctcgctctccgcttcgctgatgctgtcctcctcgccgtctgcaggAAACAAAAACGGCACACGGCGAaagactcgccgccgctgccaaGAGAAACGCACTCGTGCGGAAATGGCCAGACACGAGAACGCGAATGTAAATAATAAATAAGAAGATATATTGAAAACACGTGCATGACTGCCAGTGTACATCTACGTGAATCAGGTGCGGTGCGGGCGTCATTCTTGGCGCGGTCAGAAAAACTCAAACGCTGAGGAACCCCGACAAAAGAGGAAACGCCAATACGCGGCGGGGTGGATGCGGagttcgcctgcctctggagATAACGGCTCATCAACCGTGGATTCGGAGAGGCTGAAACCTACGCACTCCTGCGTCACGCAGACCCGCAGAGATGCATCCGGAAAAATATGACGATCTCAAACAGACAGAATGTCCCCGGAGCCCTGCTCGCTCAGCGAGGGGCGCCCATCGCCAACACTGCGAGCATGACATTTcctgcgacgcaggcgcgccacTCTACGAGCAGGGTTTCTATGCATCACTCCAAATTTCTCCCTTTTTTCGCTTTGTTCTGCTGGCTGGTTGACCGTCTCACCGTCGCCGGCCGGTTTCCTcagcctgccgcctcgtggCGCAGCGGCTTTCGCAGCCGACTCTGTTTGGGCCTCTCCATTTGCCTCGCTTTCAGCTTTgcctggcgcctctgcgttgccgctcttctcctcggTGCATGCGTCcgccggctccgcggcgtctgtcgccgcgcgggtcgcgtCTTCTCGGCTCGTTTCGGtcttttcgtcttccgcggtcAGCgggctcttcttctcgcgctttctCTGCACGTCtgccgacgcgggcgcggcgagcagacgctTCTTGCAGGAGACTTCGGCGGGGTCTAGCTGCGGAGAGGCTGTCCCTGCCTCGGgctgcttcggcgccgcTTGCAGAGCGGGCGAAGgtgccggcgcagccgcgccgccctttcCGAGGAAGCTCCtacacgcagaggacgacaAAACTCAGAACGTGAAGTGCGCGGGGACGAAAGCGAGCAGCAAACCATGAGAGCAGGAAGAAACTTAGCAacaggaggcagagaagacggGCGGTTGTGGGTCGGGTGCTCGCGGCTGCATGTGCAAGCCGCGAGGCAAGAAACGCTCCCCCGGTATTAGTAAGTTAGTTTTGAAACGTAGCTAGTGTCAAGCCTGAACTCtggggggagagagaagaaggaagatcCAGAGAATCCAgagaagagcgccgcggcaagACGCTCAACAGGGAGGCTGTGGGAAGCGTCGCCCTGCGTtagcagagacagcgaaagCGAAAGCCATGAACGATCCTGAGGAACCTGACTGCGAAAGACACTCCCGTAAAGGGAGGAAGGcaaagaagacgcgagaaCCTACAGGATCGACGTTTGCTTCATCGCGTGGCCTGAGCCGCCCCCCGACAGCTTCATGAAGTCCTCAGAGGCGCGGGGCCAAGAGACGTAGAGGAGTGGAGAcggtcgccgcctgcagctgcagagcgaaatcgatgaagaagaagagagcgaagagaacgaCGCGGGAGCCGACGCCAGCggacagaaggcgagagctgCGTGGCGAccgcgctctctgctgaGGAACAAGGCTTGCGCAGGGGAGGCCGTGAAAGAAGGTGCGTCTTTCTTGCCGAATAACGCGCTTGCATGCGAGAACGCAAAGGCTATCTGTGGAtcgcgcggagtcgccgctgagggagcaggcgcagaaggaagagggCGATCGGGCAGCTCCAGAGTGAAGGCGGAAAAACCCGCAGACTGCAAGATGCAGAGGAACGGTAGAAGACAGCACCAACTCAAAAACCGACGTAAAGCAACGGAGTCCTttgcgaggcgctggcgccttcCGCACGATGAAGAGAAACGAAACAAACAAAAAAGAACGAGGCAGAACCAGGCCGGAATCACGAAGATCTGGAGGATGCTGGCGGACGCAAAGCCCAAGATTCGCACATACGGGGAAAAACTGAGTAAAAACAACGAGCGGAGGAAGGGGCCGGGCGCCGAGAGAACACGCGAGAAAtcaggagaagaagagcacGAAATGAACCCTTTATTCAGTCTGATATGTCTGGAGGAGTCAGGGCGGGAACAgctgaagagagaagagagcagacgatcgcagagaggagcgaagGAAGAGGCTGGCAAACTCATCAGCATTCCTCTCACCAGACAAGGGATCCTCCACAGGCAACGAAAACTGCTATCCTCTTCGAGAGAAATCGCTTGCGTGCGTGTGAAACTCTCACAAGGCACAGATGCACAGGGAGGGCACCCtgcagctgtctcctccggctCTGGCGCACGagcttttctctcgcgccgaagacgagagagggaacagacggcgaggaagaaacaAAGACAAAGGGGATCAGAAAACGCGAGAGTCGCGAGAGAACAGAGACACAGGCGCATTCGGAGTCGGCGCACTGCTGCCGTGTGCTTGCGGAGGGAAAAACCGAGACGGGTCGAGCAGGGCCTCGCACCGATTGCAGAGGTCTTTGTTTCTTGAGTTTCACTCGCCTCTCATCTCTTCTATCCGCTTCGCGGTTTGCCTGCAGCGATTTTGTTGCCTAAACCCTCGAGCATTCGCCAGCGTGTCTCTGCcttgcggcgcggcctgcgcgtgtgTCGGGCTTGCCTCTGGAGCTATCCTCAGCCGGCATTtcgcggcgcatgcaagcgGCAGCAATTTTTAGAATTTTTTTCCGCAGCTACTCGCCCTAAAAACCTCGGAATTGACGTTACACGGAGCTGCATGCATGAAGAAAAATATAAAAAATTGCGCCGTGTCTGGAAagccgcgagctcgccggcgcctccacgcgacAGCTGAAAGCCAAGGCGAGGatcgcagcggagacgctcgggggagagaaaacgagaacGGCGTCAACACTCAGGTTCAGGAAGGTAGACTCAAGAATGcaaaacagaaaaacgaCAGACGTTGGAGAGCGAGGCTGAAGGCATTGTTGCTTTAGAAGAacaagcgagaagaaaaaaggagacCTCAGGTCCAGCGGAGACACTCGGAAACGGATCTTTCTTCATTTTTCgatttttctctcttcttgtaTATGCCGCACGCAGCTGGCAGTCGCCAGCTGCagggcgcgccttccgcgcgagtTTTCGGCGGCATTTTCTGGATTTTTCCTCCAATTTTTGCGTCGCTTTTTATCTTTCCATCATCTTTTGTGTTGCGTCTGTGCGCTTGCAGCAGAGGCTCGAGCGCCCCCttcctctgttttctctctcggcgccgagagaagaaagaaaacgagttctgcttcgcgcgcggagcggagCAGGTAGCTTGCTTTTCGCTCTGTCTCCAATCAGGTCAAATTTGCGACCTAAAATCCTACAATAAACAGAGAGAACGCCGTGTGCgcgcttttttttctttcgagCCCTGCGAAAGTGCAGGGAACCGAGGTCAAGGCTGCAAAGTCTGCgagtgcgaggcgcggaggcgaaggcgtcgtcCTGAAGAAGAGTTTTTCAATGTGCtggaaaagaaagagagaagaagtcCTTCTCGGAAGCATGCTCTTGTATCGTAATCTTCACACTCACTTTGTCTGCATGTGTTTGCTCGTATCCGCGTAGTTCGCCCTGTTTCCCCGAGAAAGTCGCGTTTTGCTGGCGCAGGGCAACCAACCCATCCGTGTGTCGTTTCTGCTGTGCCTCCCTTCTCtgtttgtctttttttttaGCTATTGCGCTCTCCGGCCCTGCGGCTTGAGACGATTTCTCCGTCGGCTGCGTCGTtcgtttctctcttttcctttTTGTATCTTTCGCCCTGGGCTCCTTCTGGGCTATGCCAAGAGTCGCCGCGAGTTTCTGTCCCCTCTAGGCGGCGTTTGTGTTCCCTTTCTCGGTTTTTTCGCGAATGCCAGTCCGTCTACTCGTTCCTCTTTCACTGTCTTCTTCTCATCTTGCGTTTCGCAAGTCCTCAGCTTCGAGTTTCGTttcttcgccctgcgcgtggctgcgccgctctgctgccTGTGCGACTTCGCTCTCTCATTGCTCTACTCCCTCTCGCTGTGCTGCGCCAGTCCTTTCCCCTCCGtgtccgcgcgcggcctcgtaGGTTTTGCTTCGCCGAAATGCTGAAAATGGAGACGAAGGGGAGCactctgcagacgcctgctggcgccgaggcgggAAAACACgctggcgcgcatgcagccgcaaACTACTCGGACCAAGTCGACCAGAATGAGCAAGTCCGCCTCCTAAATAGACTCGCCAACGCAGAGGGGAGCTCGCAGGTACGCCGGCTTGCCAGACAAACGGATACTTTTTTTCTAGTGCTGAGCGAGGCTCGACTGTGCAGCGAGCgtcgagagaggcgccgggaGACAGAAAGCAAAAGGCGGAAGGCGATGGAAAACGGGCGGCACACGCTGCCACAGACGCGTAAATTCCTGGCTGTCGGCGCAGCTGAGGCGGATGCCACCTCGGCTTTGAgcgggcagcagcgaacGAACCCTTACGAGGGAACAGAGAGCGGAGATGCGGCAAAGAGGAGGGACGCGCAGTGGCTGCGGtcagacgaagagaaggggaagaggagggaaTTGGGAATAGAGCGAACAGAAGCCCAGAGAGAAACACAACTCGATTCTTGGAGCAGCATTCACAGTGGAGGTTGAAGGCAGATGAGTGGAAGCTCAGGCGCGGCTTTTAGAGGTGTTGGTATTTCAGCGAGGGGACTCCTTCGTTCGCGATTTGCCTATTCTGGCGAGCAGCTGTGGGCCTTTTGGTGCAGGGAGAACTCCTCGGTCgggtcgcgcatgcgcgcgcgatTCTTGCGTCAGTCCAGCGGATGCACGTTCGTTCGGTTTTTCGCTTATTCTGTGGCATGTTTTCGATTTTTGCATTTCCACCTTTACAGGTGAAGCAAGACGCCGTCCTCGCCAACCCGCCTGACTGGAAGATCCTGGAGAAGGCCGGCTTCCTCCCCGCGGGGCTTTCCGCAGTACTCACGAAGATCAatcctctctgcctcgacgACTTCGCGGAGATGTTCGCAGCTGTGAGCCTCGGCTTCTCTCTCCACTCGCTTCTTGCCCGCAGTTgagtctctctcctcgcttttCAGGCGCAAgtgtgtttttctctctctgcttcctcctctgcgcgacggcggagacgcggctgtCGCACACGTGCATCTAATCTTCGATGAGAACTGATTCTTGTTCACAAAGTCTTTCATGCAGATCAGTGGAGCTCTCCGCGGTGCTCACCCTGGAGATTTTTCTTTACACAGACAAACACACAggcgtgtatatatgtatgcatgtgaaATAGTGTGCTGCGGCATTACTTGCGGCAAGTTCTTTTTTTGTGTCTTTTGCTTCGTATGCGTCTGTGGAATCCGATCAGCGGCAGCGGGGTTTCAGTTTGAGCAGAATCAACGCTTGTAATTTACTTTGATTTTTTTCTCAGGATCCTGATCTCGTTCGTGCGCTGATTGGCTTGGTTCGCCTCGAGGGAGATCTGCGCCCTGTGCAGTATGTCCTCACGATCCTCTGCGAAATCGTTCGAGGTAGGAAAGTTTTTTTTTATCTCCAAAATTCCGGAAACGCGTGGGAAGCTCGCACGCCTCTGTGCCTGGAGGCTGTGTTGGTGCATTTCGATTTTTTCCGGGTGAAAGCGTTTGAAGCAGTTCTTCGAGTCTGTGCATCGGTCCTGTTTGTGAAGCCTCTCCTAGAGGGCTGCCTTTTCGCGTGCGCCGTGGTCCTATGCCGTCCTTTTCTTTGTTTTGTTTCGTCTGGGTAAAACGTCTTCATCTTTTTCGATTAACGGCCCTCCGTCCGCTCGAGGTCGGCGCTTTCGTTCTTCCCGCAGCGTCCTCCCCACCCAGCTTCGGGGGGACAATTGTTTTTTTGCCTTCAGACGACACGAGCAAGTATGAGGCGCTGTGCGCCGCTGTGAAGGAGAGCGAAGTTTTTGAGGCCTTCCGCCAGCTCCTGGAGACGCCGAATCTCGAATCGTACACGGCCGACAGAGCTGCGTTTCTTCTTTCTGGACTCATGTGGTGAGGACGCAAGGCAAAGCGAGAAGCTCAGCTTGAAAggagtttagggtttagaaTGAATTTCATGTCTttcagacgcgcggcgaggaggggacAGATTTTAAAGAGAAGCGCAGCCGTGTCTCGGTGTCGCATTCAGTAAACAGGTGTCAGCGCGAAAAGGGACGGAAGAAATCATGCGgagagtttagggtttagcgtctgtttcctctctttgtgctgcgcatgcacaaCGAAGCAGACACAAGAGCCGTGGCGTCGTGATGTCGTCTTTCGGGGCGGTCGCTGACTTGTCCCTTCtgctctgcctcgtcgcgttttttttttttcagtttttttttttttcgtccCTTGTGGTCGCGTGCTTGACGAACGTCTTCTGTCTTTTGCAGCGcgattttttttcttctttttccgcaGTTGATGGCAtgtttttctgtttctgtttgcatccgcagccgcgctcgcaCGGGCACCTTCTCAGATGACCAACTGCAGTATTTGATTCAAGGCTTGCTTCATGGGCGTGCGGCGAATAAGTTCCTCCTCAGTGAGGGCGGGCGACTCGACGCGTTTGTGAACCTCCTCAAAATCGGTGAGAGGCATCGGCTGCGCTGGAGGCCAAAAATGCAGAAGAGCGCCCACAGCGAatcgcgaggcgcgtgcgtctgcatgtgcatgagtccgcaggcgcgcgcctaTATACGTATCGATGCATCTGCTTGTTTCTAAGAATGAGTAAAAGACTCGTCAGAAATGGGTGCAAATagacggagagagacgcggcatCCAGAGCGACGGTCCTATGTATGTTTGCTTGCATTTGTGAGCCACGCGTAGACTTCCAGGTTCACATATGGGAACATGTTCGTACGTGAAGAGGTAGATGCAGTAAGGAATATTAGTaaggaggctgcgcgagagaggcaaatTCGAATAGAGAGATATCGACGCGTGTGTTGATCGATTCAAGGGCTCAAGCGACATaaccgcgcgctgctgttcAGTTTTTTTCGTTGAGCGCCGAGAGGTCAGAGAGACTTTTTCTGAAGGATAAGAAGACCGAAAAAAAGGGTCTGTTTTGTTTTGTCCATGGTCTGTGTGTTTTCCAGATCGCTACCGCCCGATGATTTGGCACTGCCGCGGCTTCCCAGAGTTGTAAGCTTTTGTTTTTAATTTTTTTCCGGCATTTTTCTCTAGCTTTTCCGGGTCTTAGCGATGCATCCTCGCACTCGCGTCCTTCGTTTCTCACACAAATTGTTGCGTTTTTGGGGGGGATTTTCTCCGGTCACGGCACCTCGCTGGGAGGCGTGTCTGCGTGGACATCGGGGGGGGCCCtcgccttttttttcgctcaAAATatctctcttcgcttccggGGTCAGCTCTGGTTCATCGTTTTTGGTTTTCTTTCCTCAGGATCCTTCGCAACctgtcgctgtctcttccgGCGAGCGTGCTGTACAAAGCGATGTTCTGTACTTGGCTTCTCACCTTCCACGACGCATTCCTTCCGCTGCTCAACGACAAAGGCATCGTGCTTGCGGTTTGCGTCGTCTTGAAGGAATCCAGAGTCGAAAAAGTAAACGTctcgcacgcgcacgcgcgatGTCTGCCTGCAGCGATTCGTGGGTGTGATGCCGCCTTTTTTTGGTGGAGAGGGAACTGCAGCGTTGCGCGGTCTCATCTCAGGCTCGGGGAAGGCCTGACTGTAGCCGTAGGAGAAATCGCAGAAAAAAATCAAATTCATCGTCATCCCCCGATCCTCAGCGTGTCTGCGCCGTCCGCTTTGCCAGTAAAgccatataaatatacatctatatatatttttttttAGAGTGTTCGCAAATGCGGCTGTGCTTGAACCGGTGTACACCCCGTTCCCGTTTCATGCGCGTTCCTCTCTTGCCGGCAGAGGTTGATCCGGgggtgcgcggctgcgacgagAAGCATCCtttctttgttttttttcCAACGTTGCAGGTCATTCGCGTTGGCCTCGGCGTTCTGAACAACCTCCTCAAGTGCGACTCGTCTGTGGAGACCATCATCGAGCAGAACGTCGCTCAGGTgaggagcgaggagaagagccgtgcgccctcgccgcatTTTCTCGCGTCGTGCTTCAGGGGCTGCCACCTCGGCTCTCCTGACGCTTGGCTTCACAAAGAGAgagcgtcgctctctgttCGTCTGGCCCGCTGTGTGTCCGCGAtgttttttctgtgtttcCCACGCGAAGAAACTCCTGAACAATGTTATTATACTAAAAAATATAGATTCTTCAGGAAATTTACACGGTGAAAAACTTCTAACTGGGCGTGCTTTATTGCTAAAATATTGCCTTTTCTTTCCTGGAATTGTAGATATGGAATTATTTTTGCATTTTTAGAAGATCTTCGTGATACCAACGCTTTCTGTAGTTTTTCCCGTGACTGGCTctgtctgtttttcttcttttcagGTTTTGGCGCTCCTTGAGTTTGAGAAatggagagacgcagacatgTACGACGACATCCGCGTCGCGACGTCGCACTTGGAGCAGAAAATTCGACAGTTCAACAACTTTGACCGATACTGCAACGAACTTGAAAAGGGCAAACTCACGTGGTCGGTGCTGCACTCAGGTacgctcttcgcctctgcggcttaCGCTACCTCGCGCCCTCGATTCTCCACCTACACAGCGGACATGGTGCCTGTGTTCGTGTGACGGGCTGGCTCTTCCAAGCGTCGATGGACGCACCTACGTATTCGTGTTTGTAGAAGAATAGACCCGACTTCAGCGCGGCGTTGCTTCGCTCCTCTTCTGGggtcctcgcggccgccgatgTATTCTAGCTGTGGAAGGTGAATCGTGTGTCGCGTGGCGTCGGATAACTCACTGATAAAAAGAACGTGTCAAGCAGGAATAGATTTATTACGCGACTACGACGTGAGTGTACTGAAGCTTACAATACAGGgcccgccgccctgcggTCGGTGCTGGCGCGTGTTTGCAGAGAAGTTTTGGCGAGAGAACGTGATGGCCTTCGAGAACGACGAGTTCAAGGCAATCAAGAAACTTGTGAAGCTTCTGGACACCTCGGAGGACAAGACaacgctcgccgtcgcgtgcTACGACCTGGGCGAGTTCGCGAGGCTTCATCCGGCTGGAAAAAAGTAAAACTAACAGAAATGCGCGGGGAGGCGGCTTGCCTGCCTGCACAGACACTGAAGCGAGGTTGCCTCAAAGAAGCAGATTCGAACGCGACACGTGACGAAGCGAGCAGCTTTTGTGCCTGTGCCGATGACACGCTTGTGCGGGATGGGCGTTTcaggcctgcgcgcgagacgaaTCTCGCATGCGTGAGTTTCGGTCTGCCTGCAGACCGCCACTCTTTCtgccgttttttt is part of the Besnoitia besnoiti strain Bb-Ger1 chromosome XII, whole genome shotgun sequence genome and encodes:
- a CDS encoding putative vacuolar ATP synthase subunit 54kD (encoded by transcript BESB_023010) gives rise to the protein METKGSTLQTPAGAEAGKHAGAHAAANYSDQVDQNEQVRLLNRLANAEGSSQVKQDAVLANPPDWKILEKAGFLPAGLSAVLTKINPLCLDDFAEMFAADPDLVRALIGLVRLEGDLRPVQYVLTILCEIVRDDTSKYEALCAAVKESEVFEAFRQLLETPNLESYTADRAAFLLSGLMCRARTGTFSDDQLQYLIQGLLHGRAANKFLLSEGGRLDAFVNLLKIDRYRPMIWHCRGFPELILRNLSLSLPASVLYKAMFCTWLLTFHDAFLPLLNDKGIVLAVCVVLKESRVEKVIRVGLGVLNNLLKCDSSVETIIEQNVAQVLALLEFEKWRDADMYDDIRVATSHLEQKIRQFNNFDRYCNELEKGKLTWSVLHSEKFWRENVMAFENDEFKAIKKLVKLLDTSEDKTTLAVACYDLGEFARLHPAGKKVCQQLKVKDRVMLFISHKDREVAGEALLCVQKLMLNNWQDVAEQPKK